From the genome of Glycine max cultivar Williams 82 chromosome 2, Glycine_max_v4.0, whole genome shotgun sequence, one region includes:
- the POD gene encoding peroxidase A2 has translation MLSTNTYSLPTTIFLVLTFLFPSEAQLNATFYSSTCPNVSSIVSNAVQQALQSDSRIGASLIRLHFHDCFVNGCDASILLDQGGNITQSEKNAVPNFNSVRGFDIVDNIKSSLESSCPGVVSCADILALAAESSVSLSGGPSWNVLLGRRDGLTANQAGANSSLPSPFESLANVSSKFSAVGLDTTDLVALSGAHTFGRSQCQFFSQRLFNFSGTGSPDPTLNSTYLATLQQNCPQNGNGSTLNNLDPSTPDTFDNNYFTNLLINQGLLQTDQELFSTNGSSTISIVNNFANNQSAFFAAFAQSMINMGNISPLTGTQGEIRTDCKKVNGS, from the exons ATGCTTTCTACTAATACTTATTCCCTTCCGACCACCATTTTCTTAGTGCTAACCTTTCTCTTCCCTTCAGAAGCTCAATTGAATGCAACCTTCTATTCTAGCACATGCCCCAATGTGTCTTCTATCGTGAGCAATGCTGTTCAGCAGGCTCTGCAATCTGATTCCCGAATTGGTGCAAGCCTCATTCGCCTCCACTTTCATGATTGTTTTGTCAAT GGGTGTGATGCGTCCATATTGTTAGACCAGGGTGGTAACATCACACAAAGTGAGAAAAATGCAGTTCCTAACTTCAATTCCGTTCGGGGCTTTGATATTGTTGATAACATCAAGAGCTCCCTCGAAAGCTCTTGCCCTGGAGTCGTATCTTGTGCTGATATTCTTGCACTTGCAGCAGAATCTTCTGTGTCCTTG TCAGGAGGTCCTTCATGGAACGTACTACTCGGAAGAAGGGATGGTCTAACTGCAAACCAAGCTGGTGCCAATAGCtcccttccttctccatttgaGAGCCTAGCCAATGTCTCATCCAAATTCTCTGCGGTTGGCCTAGACACAACCGATCTTGTTGCATTATCTG GTGCACACACTTTTGGTCGTTCCCAATGTCAATTTTTCTCCCAAAGGTTGTTCAACTTCAGCGGCACAGGAAGTCCTGATCCAACCCTAAACTCAACCTATTTGGCCACTCTGCAGCAAAATTGTCCCCAAAACGGAAATGGGTCTACATTGAACAATCTTGATCCTTCAACCCCTGACACTTTTGACAACAACTATTTCACCAATCTTCTCATCAACCAAGGTCTTCTTCAAACAGATCAAGAACTCTTCTCTACGAATGGCTCTTCCACAATCTCCATTGTTAACAACTTTGCCAACAACCAATCAGCCTTCTTCGCAGCATTTGCTCAGTCGATGATCAACATGGGTAACATCAGCCCTTTGACTGGAACTCAAGGAGAAATCAGAACAGATTGTAAGAAAGTGAATGGAAgttaa